CCCCCTTACCCCAATCAGGGGCTGTTCTTTGAGAACCCCACATTGGAGGCGCTGCGCGGGGGAATCCAGAAGAAGGATGCGTTAGACATCCTCCTGTGCGTGCCGGATGATCTGGCGGCGGACGCCATTGCGCGCCGGGATCCGGCCGATCGGGGATCCATCCGGTCGCTGGTGATGACGGCGGCGATGGGCGGCTGGGCGGCGCTGGTTCTGGATCTCCCGCCGGACCTCACGTCGGAGTGGGCCCTCCAGCCGCTCCTGGTGGCCAACACGGTTGTTCTGGTGGCCCGCCCCACCCTGGCCGACGCCAACAAGGTGATGCAGACCTACCAGCTCCTGACCCGGCGGCTGGCCGTCGAGCACGCCATCCCCCGCGAGAACATCTTCTTAGTGCTTAACATGACCACCAAGGAAGACAACATCTCCCCCGCGGCCTTCACGCGGATGATCGCTGAGACCTCCGGCGACAGCGCGCCGCCGGTCATTGGGGTGGTCCCCTTCGAGCCGGGCCTCTCGGCGATCCAGAACCAGGGGGAGCTGCCCCTCCTCCGCCTGGACGGGTTCCGCAAGGCCGTCGAGGGGATGGTGGAGATCTTCTACCGCGGGGTGACGCCGACGACCGCACAGGAGAAGAGCAAAATCCCCTGGAGGCGGAGGTAGATGCCGATTTCTGCCTACGCGCGCAATAACGATTCGGCGGAGATGGAAGAGCTGATCTCCGCCGTGGTGGAGGAGATGGCAAAGGAGTTCGACCCCCTCACGGCCCGCGCCCAACGGGACCGCGTGCGGGCGCGGGCGGGGGAGGTGCTCTCCCAGGTGGCGGCCGCGTTAGGTGTCTTCGTCCCCACCGGCCAGCGGCTGGCCGTTCTGGAGGCCGTGGTCTCCCGGATCGCGGGCTACGGCTTCATGGATGATCTCCTGCCTCCCCGGCGCACGGATATCGTCGAGATCGCCATCAACCCCGACGGAACGGTTTGGGTGCTCTCCAAATCCGGCCGGCGCTTCGAGAAGGTCGATGTCCGCCCGACCCCGGAGGAGGTGGCGCGGGTTTTGGATGCCATCTTCGGCCCCCAGGGGCGGGCTCTCACCGAGGCGACCCCGGATGTCGATGGGCGCCTCCCCCGCACGCCGGACAACCCCGGCGGGGGGCGGGTCAAGGCCCTCCATCCGGTTCTCGTAGGGGGTGGGAAATACCCGGCGGTGAGCGTTCGGTTGTTCGAGCCCAGGCCGGTGCGGACGGAGCAGCTGGTCCGCTGGGGAGCAGGGCCGGAGGAGCTTTTCGCGGACCTTATCGCCGCCGTGCGGGGGAAGCTCCGCGTGATGGTCGCTGGGGGGACGGCGACCGGGAAAACAACCCTTCTTTCCGCCCTCGCCAACGACGGCATCGACAGGGAGGAGCGGGTGGTCAAAATCGAGGATCCCGAGGAGATCTTCCTGGATTTGCCGAATGTGGTGACGATTGAGGCCCGCCACGCCCCGCCCGGGTCGGTGGTCAAGCCCTACACCATCGCCGATGGGGTCAACGCCGCCATGCGGATGCGGCCCGATCGACTGATCGTCGGGGAGGTCCGGACCGGGGATGCGGCCCTCGCCCTGTTCCGGGCCCAGATGTCGGATCACCCGGGGCTGACCACCTTCCACGCCGAAAGCCCCCAGGCGGCGGTTCATCGGCTGGCGGTCATTATGTTTTCGGACGCCGGCGTCCGGATGGAGGCCGCGAAAAATCTCTTCGCCCAGGCGGTGGACATCTACGTCCAGCTGGGATACGACGAGCGGGGTCAACGGCGGATCCTGGGGGTCTGGGAAGTGGCTCCCGAGCTGCGCGGGGGGGATGTGGCTTTCACCCCCATCTGGCTCCGGCAGGACGGGGCGCTCAAGAAAGTGGGGACGATCTCTCGGAGGCGGCAATGATCGCAGGGGTTCTGGCGGCGTCGGCGATCTTTTTGATCCTCTACGCCTTCACCCTCGCCGGCCCGGGGGCCGGCAGGGACGTTTGGGTCAAACGCCTCCGCTTGGTGACGGGGGCTGATCGCCCCTCCGGATTGGAGGCGACCCCGGAGCCGGAGTTCGGCTCCCTCGCCCACAAGCTGGCGCTGGTCGGCGTACGGGTCGCCCCGGGCCGGGAGATCGCCACGTATCGGATGATCCTGGCAGCAGGAGCGCTACTCGGCTTCGTGGGGGCGTTGGCGTTGGGGCTGCCGATTCTCCCTGCCCTGGGCGGCGGGGTGGTGGGGGGGCTTTTGGCCAAATGGTTCGTGGACTCCCGACTTTCCGCGCTCCGCAAGCGGATTGAGCGGGATCTGCCCATCGCCCTCCACCGCATCGCCGCGCTGATGGCGCTCTCGGCCAGCCCTATTGAGCTCCTTCGGACCGCCGCCACGACGCTGCTTCTGGCGGATCCGGACAGCCCTCTGGGGCGGGAGCTCTCCGATGCGGCCCAGCGGGTGGCCACAGAGGGGCCGGGGGCGTGGGAAGGCCTGATGGCGCGGGCGCGGGGGATTAGCCCGTCCCTCGAGCTGCTCTACTACGAGCTCAAGCGCTTCGCGGATGTCGGCGGGGCCCATTTCGGAGAGGCCCTCCGCGCAGCGGCGGCCAGCCAGGCCCAGCTTCTGGATGCCCGCGAGCGGGCGCGCGGGAAGGGGGATGCGGCGATCTCGAGCCTGCGGATCATCGCGTTGGTGATGGTCGGTCTTCTCACGTTCCTGGTGGTCGACCCGGTCTACCGGCCGGTGGTGGCCTCCATCCCGGGCCAGCTCCTGGTGGCTGGGGCCTTCGTGGCGATGGCCCTCGGCTATTGGTTCGTGACCCGGATGGTGGAGGAGGTGGTATGACGATGACGGCTGGGGTCCTGGCGGCGATGGCAATCCTCATGGTCGCGGCTGCCTTCATCGTGGCCACGCCGGAGACGGCGGGCGGGATCTGGTCCCGCCGCCTTCGCCGGGTGGCGGGGATGGACGTGGAGGCCTCGAACCCCATGGACGCGCGCCTGGGCCGGGCCGCGCGGCCTTGGGTGGAGCGTCGGGCTCCGACGTTCCTGCGCGGGGTCGAAAGCGATGCGGCGTGGGTCGCGTTGCAAGATCCCCAGCATCCCTTCGCCTCTCCGGAGCGGGTGCTGGGGCTGATGGCCATCGGGGCGGTCCTGGGGCTTGGGCTCTTTTTCATCGCCTTCGGCGATCCCATCCTAAGCCTCCTGGGCTCTCCGGGGGGCGTATTTGCCGTGCGAGTGTTCCAGCGCTCGCGGGCCGGGGGGATCCGCAAGCAATTTCGCCGGGAGCTTCCGGAGATCACGCAGGTTCTGGCCATGGAGGTGGCGGCCGGCGCTGGGGTGCTCCAGGGCCTGGAGCGGGCGGCGGCGGCCCGAACGGTCACGGCGGCCTGGATCCGCCGGGCCCTGGCCGCCGCGCAACGGAGCGGCCGCAGCCCCTTCGAGGAGCTTTTAGAGTCCGCCCGCGCTCTGGGGATCCAAGAGGCGGTCTCCTTTGCCACCCAGCTTCATCTCATCCACCAGAAGGGGGTGGGGGGAGCCGAACTCCTGGCGGAGGTTGCGGAGCGGGCGGCAGGGGATTACATCCTGGAGGTCTCCCGCCGGATCGATGGGCTGGAGCCCCAATTGGCTGGGCCGACGGTGCTCTTCTTCTTCGTCCCCTTTTTCGTGGTGGTTCTGGGCCTGACTTTACTCGCCCTGTTGGGGAGCGGGGTTTTCGGAGGGCCGTGATGGCGGTGGAGGTTCTGCGTGGGATCGTCCTTGTCCTCTCCATTCCGGCCGCCTATTTCGATTGGCGGTGGCGTCGGATCCCCAACTTCCTCTCCCTGCCAGCTCTCGCGGCCGGCCTTCTGGCCTTCGTCTTGAGCGGAGGGGATCCCCTCGCCGTTTTGGCGGCGCTGGTCATCTTCTCCGCCTGGAGCTTTGGGTGGATTGGCGGGGGGGATACCAAGCTTTTGATGGCCTACGGACTGGCCTTCGGCCCCTGGCCGCCGGCCCTGGCGGCCGGGCTGGCCGGATTTTTCGCCCTCCTCCTCCGTCGGTCGGTGCCGGGGGCGATCTTTGCCATCCCGGCCCTGGGGATCTGGCGCCTTTGGGGATCTTGACAAAATGAAGGAATTCGACTATATCTGGAAACAGAAACGCCCCGCGGGGGGATCGCCCCGCCCGCGGGGCGTTTTTTATTCCACCACCAGGAGGGAAACATGCTGCGGGAGTTCCTGATTGACGAACGTGGGGATATCACTCAAAACGCCGTGTTCCTCGCCGTCCTCATCATCCTCACCATCGCCGCCCTGCGGCTCCTGGGCGGCAACATCCGGGATCTCTTCAACCGTATCGCTGGGATTGTAGCCAACCCCACTCAGTAGGGGGGGAAATGGACGAGCGGGGGGAGATCACGGAGTTCGCTCTGGTCGCGCCGCTCATCCTGCTCATCCTCATCGGCCTCGTTAACTTTGCCCTGGCCGGATATGCCAGCGCCGCGGCCCAACAGGCC
The genomic region above belongs to Armatimonadota bacterium and contains:
- a CDS encoding ATPase, T2SS/T4P/T4SS family, with product MEELISAVVEEMAKEFDPLTARAQRDRVRARAGEVLSQVAAALGVFVPTGQRLAVLEAVVSRIAGYGFMDDLLPPRRTDIVEIAINPDGTVWVLSKSGRRFEKVDVRPTPEEVARVLDAIFGPQGRALTEATPDVDGRLPRTPDNPGGGRVKALHPVLVGGGKYPAVSVRLFEPRPVRTEQLVRWGAGPEELFADLIAAVRGKLRVMVAGGTATGKTTLLSALANDGIDREERVVKIEDPEEIFLDLPNVVTIEARHAPPGSVVKPYTIADGVNAAMRMRPDRLIVGEVRTGDAALALFRAQMSDHPGLTTFHAESPQAAVHRLAVIMFSDAGVRMEAAKNLFAQAVDIYVQLGYDERGQRRILGVWEVAPELRGGDVAFTPIWLRQDGALKKVGTISRRRQ
- a CDS encoding A24 family peptidase, which translates into the protein MAVEVLRGIVLVLSIPAAYFDWRWRRIPNFLSLPALAAGLLAFVLSGGDPLAVLAALVIFSAWSFGWIGGGDTKLLMAYGLAFGPWPPALAAGLAGFFALLLRRSVPGAIFAIPALGIWRLWGS
- a CDS encoding Flp family type IVb pilin translates to MLREFLIDERGDITQNAVFLAVLIILTIAALRLLGGNIRDLFNRIAGIVANPTQ
- a CDS encoding P-loop NTPase — protein: MTEGAPVSVMMAAPRLDTILQGMYPALAGDTGRFQVVGLATEWGDLKSKIQALKPEALLIQAEIAPGPDEFIAGLKGFPGVAVVVMTPSSAAAEGVVRSIPCVRDVFVTQAPNWVEVAQLLYQAAVSERAIKLQAAPLPAFVQVGGPIGPSVPVGLRIFAFVSRKGGVGKSTLAANFAYALARRGISTLLIGFDRPDDLGVQFHLPPYPNQGLFFENPTLEALRGGIQKKDALDILLCVPDDLAADAIARRDPADRGSIRSLVMTAAMGGWAALVLDLPPDLTSEWALQPLLVANTVVLVARPTLADANKVMQTYQLLTRRLAVEHAIPRENIFLVLNMTTKEDNISPAAFTRMIAETSGDSAPPVIGVVPFEPGLSAIQNQGELPLLRLDGFRKAVEGMVEIFYRGVTPTTAQEKSKIPWRRR